A segment of the Homoserinimonas aerilata genome:
CTGCTTCCTCGGTGAGCTCGGCATCCGGCTCGTCAGCCACACCCTGTCGATCGGCACCGTTCGCGTTCCCGACGGCTCAGCGCTGCCCTCTCCTGATGACGTCGCGGGGCTCGACGCCGATCCGCTGCGCTGTTTCGATGCCGCGACATCCGCCCTCATGGTTGCCGAGGTCGACAAAGCGCATGACGACGGCGACACGCTGGGCGGCGTTGTCGAGGTGCTCGCCTACGGGCTGCCTCCGGGCCTCGGCTCCTACACGCACTGGGATCGCAGGCTCGACTCGCGCCTCGCCGGCGCGCTCATGGGCATCCAGGCGATCAAGGGCGTGGAGGTCGGAGACGGTTTCCTGACGACCACCCGCCGCGGTTCCGAGGCTCACGACGAGCTCTTCCAGACCGCTGAGGGGATCACGCGCTCGAGCGACAGGGCCGGCGGCACCGAAGGTGGCATGAGCACGGGCACGGTGCTTCGGGTGCGGGCCGGGATGAAGCCGATCGCGACGATTCCCCATGCGCTGCGTACCGTCGATGTCGCACGCGGCGAGGCCGCTGAGGCGCATCATCAGCGCTCGGATGTCTGTGCCGTTCCTGCCGCAGGTGTCGTCGCCGAGGCGATGGTCGCGCTCGTGCTGGCCGACGCCATGCTCGAGAAATTCGGGGGAGACTCTGTCGGAGAGACCCGACGCAACCTTCGCGCATATCTCGATTCCATTCCCGAACTGCTCACGACGACGACCGCAGCAGATCCCGAGCTGGCCTGATCACGATGGCAGATGCATCCCCCGTTCTCATCCTCATCGGGGCACCCGGCTCGGGCAAGACTCGGCTCGGCAAGCGCGTGGCGGGTGAGCTCGGCATTGCGTTCATCGACACCGACAAGCGCATCGTCGCCGAGCATGGCCCTGTCGCAGATATCTTCTCTGAGCACGGGGAGCCCTACTTCCGGGAGCTCGAACGTGCCGCTGTCGAGCGCGCCCTCGGCGAATCCTGCGTGCTCTCGGTCGGGGGCGGCGCGGTCATGCATCCCGCGACCCGCGCGGACTTCGCAAGGCAGCGAGTGGTTCGCCTCACGGTGAGCGCAGAGGCCGTGGCGTCGCGTATCACCGGAGGCAAGCGTCCGCTCCTCGGAGGCGGGGTCGACGCGTGGAAGAGCCTCGTCGAGCAGCGCGTCCACGTCTATGAAGAACTCGCCGACGCAAGCTGGGACACCTCCTCCCGCCCGCTCGACACGATTGCCCATGAGATCGTGGAATGGGTCGTGGAGCAACAGGCGCATGATACCCCGTCCGCGACCGCCGTCCAGGCCTCCACCGACGCCCAGCACTGAACCCAGATCAACACAGTCCTGAAAGGGGCTTCGAAGTGAGCATCACGACCATAACCGTCAATGGCACCCCGGACTATCCGGTGCTCGTCGGTCGCGACATCCTCGGATCGCTGCCCGAACTTATCGGGCCGGATGCTCGCAAGGTGCTTATCGTGCACCCGGCGACACTGGGCGCGCGCGCCGAGAAGCTCCGGGAGGATCTCTCCGATCATTACGAGGTTCTGCTCGCGGAGATTCCGGATGCCGAAGCCGGCAAGCGCGTTGAGGTTGCCGCCTTCTGCTGGCAGGTTCTGGGCCAGTCTGACTTCACCCGTTCCGACGCCGTCATCGGTTTCGGTGGCGGGGCCGTCACCGATCTCGCGGGCTTCGTCGCCGCAACCTGGCTGCGTGGCGTGCGCCTCGTGCAGGTTCCCACGACCCTGCTGGGCATGGTCGATGCAGCCATCGGTGGCAAGACCGGCATCAACACCAACGAGGGGAAGAATCTCGTCGGAGCCTTCTACGCACCGGCTGGTGTCGTGGTCGACCTCGACACGCTCACGGGGCTCAGCGAGATGGAGATCCTCGCTGGCTTCGGAGAGGTCGTCAAATACGGCTTCATCGCCGAGCCCGAGATCCTCGACATCATTGAGGGTGATGTCGCCCGTGCGAGCGATCCACGAACCGACGAGTTTCGCAGGATCGTGGAGCTGTCGATCGGCATCAAGGCTCGGGTCGTCGGAAATGACTTCACAGAAACCGGGGAGCGCGAGATCCTGAATTACGGGCACACGCTCGGGCACGCCGTCGAGTACGCGGAGCGCTTCCAGTGGCGACACGGCGCCGCCGTCTCGGTGGGGATGATGTTCGCTGCAGAGCTCGGGCGACTCACCGGGCGTCTTTCCGATGAGGCGGTCGACCGCCACCGCTCCGTGCTTGAGTCTCTCCAACTGCCGACGACCTACCCCGGTGGACGGTGGAACACGCTTCTCAGCGTCATGAAGCGCGACAAGAAGGCCAGGGGAGATCTGCTGCGCTTCATCATCCTCGATGACATCGGCAAGCCGACCGTGCTCGCGGGGCCCGATCAGAGCCTGTTGTTCGCCGCCTATCAGGAGATCGCATCCTAGCTCCGCGCCGCTCCTTTGGGCATCGGGCGCTCGAGCCGGTAAACTCTCCCTCCGGCGCTATCGCCCATGCTTCTCACGGCGGCGACTCGTCGTTTCCACCACAATCGAACGGATATCCTCATGGCTTCAACCGCTGACATCAAGAACGGCGTCGTCATCAAGATCGATGGCCAGCTCTGGACGGTCATCGACTTCCAGCATGTCAAGCCGGGCAAGGGGGGCGCCTTCGTTCGCACCAAGATGAAGAACGTCGTCACGGGCAAGACGGTCGACAAGACCTACAACGCGGGCACCAAGATCGAGATCGAGAACGTCGACCGCCGCGACTTCACGTACCTGTACAAAGACGGCGACTCCTTCG
Coding sequences within it:
- the aroB gene encoding 3-dehydroquinate synthase, which codes for MSITTITVNGTPDYPVLVGRDILGSLPELIGPDARKVLIVHPATLGARAEKLREDLSDHYEVLLAEIPDAEAGKRVEVAAFCWQVLGQSDFTRSDAVIGFGGGAVTDLAGFVAATWLRGVRLVQVPTTLLGMVDAAIGGKTGINTNEGKNLVGAFYAPAGVVVDLDTLTGLSEMEILAGFGEVVKYGFIAEPEILDIIEGDVARASDPRTDEFRRIVELSIGIKARVVGNDFTETGEREILNYGHTLGHAVEYAERFQWRHGAAVSVGMMFAAELGRLTGRLSDEAVDRHRSVLESLQLPTTYPGGRWNTLLSVMKRDKKARGDLLRFIILDDIGKPTVLAGPDQSLLFAAYQEIAS
- the aroC gene encoding chorismate synthase, which codes for MLRWLTAGESHGPELVAILEGLPAGVPVSLDDIRADLARRKLGYGRGARMKFEEDQLDVSGGIRFGKTMGSPVALRIGNTEWPRWVDVMSASPVDPETLPKGRGAALTRPRPGHADLVGMQKYDFPEARNVLERASARETAARVALGSVARCFLGELGIRLVSHTLSIGTVRVPDGSALPSPDDVAGLDADPLRCFDAATSALMVAEVDKAHDDGDTLGGVVEVLAYGLPPGLGSYTHWDRRLDSRLAGALMGIQAIKGVEVGDGFLTTTRRGSEAHDELFQTAEGITRSSDRAGGTEGGMSTGTVLRVRAGMKPIATIPHALRTVDVARGEAAEAHHQRSDVCAVPAAGVVAEAMVALVLADAMLEKFGGDSVGETRRNLRAYLDSIPELLTTTTAADPELA
- a CDS encoding shikimate kinase translates to MADASPVLILIGAPGSGKTRLGKRVAGELGIAFIDTDKRIVAEHGPVADIFSEHGEPYFRELERAAVERALGESCVLSVGGGAVMHPATRADFARQRVVRLTVSAEAVASRITGGKRPLLGGGVDAWKSLVEQRVHVYEELADASWDTSSRPLDTIAHEIVEWVVEQQAHDTPSATAVQASTDAQH